One genomic region from Jilunia laotingensis encodes:
- a CDS encoding UpxZ family transcription anti-terminator antagonist — MTLSEETFSLQRAAHELMYLGMDGSPVYSDDLSRRNGEVYRLTTALYNSGFQGSTIEEQANVCLALLMGYSASFIDHGEKQKHVQEVLDRCWDILDALPASLLKLRLLTVCYGEVFDEPLADEARAIIASWDIASITAEQQEAIDEFQNVVDNPYSWEYVDE; from the coding sequence ATGACTCTTTCTGAAGAAACCTTTTCTCTTCAGCGTGCTGCGCACGAGCTGATGTATTTGGGCATGGACGGCAGTCCTGTTTATAGCGATGACCTTTCTCGCCGTAATGGTGAAGTCTATCGCCTGACTACGGCTTTGTATAATTCCGGCTTCCAGGGATCCACCATTGAAGAGCAGGCTAATGTCTGTCTCGCCCTTCTGATGGGCTACAGTGCTTCTTTCATCGATCACGGTGAAAAACAAAAACACGTTCAGGAAGTATTGGATCGGTGCTGGGATATTCTCGATGCCCTTCCCGCATCACTATTGAAACTCCGTTTGCTTACAGTTTGCTATGGTGAAGTGTTCGACGAGCCTTTGGCTGATGAAGCACGTGCTATTATTGCTTCGTGGGATATTGCATCGATCACAGCGGAACAGCAGGAAGCTATTGATGAATTTCAGAATGTGGTGGATAATCCTTATTCGTGGGAGTATGTTGATGAGTGA
- a CDS encoding UpxY family transcription antiterminator: MKAEKEAKIWYAMRATYRREPDAMRLLEKEHLGCFIPMQYKISIKKGKKVRVLVPVVHNLLFVHACPSEVKRVKSQVTYLQYITDTRSGQKIIIPDNEMQRFIAVAGSYNDHLLYFQPDELNLSKGTKVRVIGGDFEGQEGVFLKVKGARDRRVVVEIQGVIAVAMATIHPDLIEVIK; the protein is encoded by the coding sequence ATGAAAGCGGAAAAAGAAGCCAAGATCTGGTATGCTATGCGTGCCACTTACCGTAGAGAGCCCGATGCTATGCGCCTGCTCGAAAAGGAACATTTGGGCTGTTTCATTCCCATGCAATACAAGATCAGCATAAAGAAAGGTAAGAAAGTCCGTGTCCTGGTTCCTGTTGTCCACAACCTGCTTTTTGTACACGCCTGTCCCTCTGAAGTGAAGCGTGTCAAGTCTCAGGTGACCTATTTACAATATATCACCGATACCCGTAGTGGTCAGAAGATCATTATTCCGGACAATGAGATGCAACGTTTCATTGCCGTGGCAGGTAGCTACAACGACCATCTTCTGTACTTCCAACCCGATGAGTTGAACTTATCCAAAGGTACGAAGGTTCGTGTCATCGGTGGTGATTTCGAAGGTCAGGAGGGTGTTTTCCTGAAAGTCAAAGGCGCTCGCGACCGTCGTGTGGTGGTCGAGATCCAAGGTGTTATCGCTGTTGCTATGGCGACCATCCATCCGGATCTAATAGAAGTAATCAAATAA
- a CDS encoding Crp/Fnr family transcriptional regulator, translating into MELTELSQIAPFQGIKEEELIAFLFGSPNCLKHFDSDDIIARQGNLCKGLYILASGVVRAGMINEEGKELTIEEIEAPCLLASAFIFATESRFPVNIEAIKPCKVFIISKERFLEFMHLNPLVMQNFLKDISDRSVFLSKKLNEFALQNLKTRLLNYLDTHPTIHNQQEVAQKLGVTRPSLARALSELINEGKIKK; encoded by the coding sequence ATGGAATTGACGGAATTATCACAAATAGCCCCTTTTCAGGGGATAAAGGAGGAAGAACTGATTGCTTTTCTATTCGGTTCTCCAAATTGTTTAAAACACTTTGATTCGGATGATATTATTGCCCGACAAGGTAACTTGTGTAAGGGATTGTATATTCTTGCTTCAGGAGTTGTACGGGCAGGAATGATAAACGAAGAAGGGAAGGAACTGACGATAGAAGAAATCGAAGCTCCCTGCCTGCTTGCTTCTGCATTTATTTTTGCAACTGAAAGTCGTTTTCCGGTTAATATAGAGGCTATAAAACCTTGTAAAGTTTTTATAATAAGTAAAGAGCGCTTTTTGGAATTCATGCATTTGAATCCGTTGGTTATGCAGAATTTCTTGAAAGATATATCAGACCGCAGTGTGTTTTTGAGTAAGAAACTGAATGAGTTTGCTTTGCAGAATCTGAAAACCCGTTTGTTGAACTATTTGGATACACATCCCACTATTCATAACCAGCAAGAAGTGGCTCAGAAACTGGGAGTTACCCGCCCGTCATTGGCCAGGGCATTATCAGAACTGATCAATGAAGGAAAAATAAAGAAATAG
- the hcp gene encoding hydroxylamine reductase, translated as MENNMFCFQCQETAKGFGCTLKGVCGKNATTARAMDLLLFVVRGVSVAADQLHQHSLPVGEEVDNFIVDALFCTITNANFDDESIMKRIDKGLAMRDDLKRQAATEGIPLPEVDELSWTGNRAAYDAKAATVGVLREKNEDLRSLKELIVYGLKGMAAYLEHAMRLGYNDESIHRFMQNAIAKITTEYLSADELTALVLKTGEVGVQTMALLDKANTSNYGNPEITHVNIGAGTRPGILISGHDLHDLEELLEQTKDSGVDIYTHGEMLPAHYYPAFKKYAHFAGNYGNAWWKQREEFTSFNGPILFTTNCIVPPLPNATYKERMFTTNSTGYPGCKHIVADENGQKDYTEIIEIAKQCAAPTEIEHGEIIGGFAHNQVLQLAEKVVEAVKSGAIRKFIVMAGCDGRMRGRDYYTSFAEMLPKDTVILTAGCAKYRYNKLALGDINGIPRVLDAGQCNDSYSLAVIALKLKEVFGLHDINELPIVYNIAWYEQKAVIVLLALLSLGVKEIHLGPTLPAFLSPNVAKVLVENFGISGIGTVESDMKKFGLIN; from the coding sequence ATGGAAAATAACATGTTTTGTTTCCAATGTCAGGAAACAGCCAAAGGTTTCGGTTGTACCTTGAAGGGTGTTTGTGGGAAAAATGCAACTACGGCACGTGCTATGGACTTGTTACTATTTGTAGTACGGGGAGTTTCTGTTGCAGCAGATCAGTTGCATCAACACTCCCTTCCAGTCGGAGAAGAAGTGGATAATTTCATTGTAGACGCTTTGTTCTGTACTATTACCAATGCCAATTTCGATGATGAAAGCATTATGAAACGCATAGACAAAGGATTGGCAATGCGTGACGACCTTAAACGTCAGGCTGCTACCGAAGGTATTCCCCTACCGGAAGTAGATGAGCTGAGTTGGACAGGCAACCGCGCAGCATACGATGCAAAGGCCGCCACTGTCGGTGTCCTACGTGAAAAGAACGAAGATCTGCGTTCATTAAAAGAGCTGATAGTGTATGGCCTGAAGGGAATGGCCGCCTACTTGGAACATGCTATGAGATTGGGGTATAATGATGAGAGTATTCATCGTTTCATGCAAAATGCCATAGCTAAAATTACCACAGAATATTTATCCGCAGATGAACTGACTGCACTGGTGCTGAAAACAGGTGAAGTGGGTGTACAGACCATGGCTTTACTTGACAAAGCGAATACCTCCAACTATGGCAACCCGGAAATCACCCATGTAAACATCGGAGCAGGTACCCGTCCCGGTATATTGATAAGCGGACACGATCTGCATGATCTGGAAGAACTTTTGGAACAGACAAAAGACAGCGGTGTGGATATATACACACATGGCGAAATGCTCCCTGCACATTACTATCCGGCATTCAAAAAGTATGCACATTTTGCAGGAAATTACGGAAACGCATGGTGGAAGCAACGGGAAGAGTTTACATCTTTTAATGGCCCTATTCTGTTTACCACAAATTGCATCGTTCCTCCTCTGCCAAACGCCACTTACAAAGAACGTATGTTTACCACCAACTCCACTGGATACCCCGGCTGCAAGCATATCGTAGCAGATGAAAACGGACAAAAGGACTATACTGAAATTATAGAGATAGCCAAACAATGTGCCGCACCGACTGAGATCGAACATGGTGAGATCATTGGAGGGTTTGCACACAATCAGGTATTACAACTGGCAGAGAAGGTAGTGGAAGCCGTAAAGAGCGGTGCTATCCGTAAATTCATCGTCATGGCAGGTTGTGACGGGCGTATGCGCGGTCGTGATTATTACACCTCCTTTGCAGAGATGCTCCCAAAAGATACAGTCATTCTGACCGCAGGATGTGCTAAATATCGTTATAACAAGCTGGCTTTGGGTGACATTAATGGTATCCCGCGTGTTTTAGATGCAGGACAGTGTAACGACAGTTATTCATTAGCAGTCATCGCCCTTAAATTGAAAGAGGTATTCGGATTGCATGACATCAACGAACTACCTATTGTTTATAATATCGCTTGGTATGAACAGAAAGCTGTGATTGTATTGTTGGCATTGCTTAGTTTGGGAGTAAAAGAAATCCATCTCGGCCCCACCCTGCCTGCATTCCTCTCACCTAATGTGGCGAAAGTACTGGTCGAGAACTTTGGGATAAGCGGTATCGGCACTGTAGAAAGTGACATGAAAAAATTTGGATTAATAAACTAA
- the ric gene encoding iron-sulfur cluster repair di-iron protein, with amino-acid sequence MKQKDYNSCTVGEIVADNFATAKVFSRYHIDFCCHGNTPFTEACRNRGIDPEVVVRELDALQENMENNVPDFAGWPIDLLIDYVLKIHHRGIRAKGPQIEVLLNKVTEVHSKNHPELLQIQALFRDSLSDLNNHLLKEENVLFPYVYEMFQAKEKGRKTAKFHCDTILYPIEVMESEHSLEGERFEKISLLTNKFTAPEDACASFRLVLQQLRQFDEALHEHIHLENNIIFPGALKLEKEVTV; translated from the coding sequence ATGAAACAGAAAGATTATAACTCATGTACAGTCGGAGAAATTGTAGCCGACAACTTTGCTACTGCCAAAGTATTCTCCCGTTACCATATTGATTTTTGCTGTCATGGCAATACTCCGTTTACAGAGGCTTGTCGGAATCGCGGCATTGATCCCGAAGTGGTAGTGCGTGAATTGGATGCATTGCAGGAAAATATGGAAAATAATGTTCCCGACTTTGCCGGATGGCCCATCGATTTATTAATAGATTATGTATTGAAGATACATCATCGGGGCATCCGCGCCAAAGGACCACAGATAGAGGTGTTATTGAATAAGGTAACAGAAGTACACTCAAAGAATCACCCTGAATTATTACAGATTCAGGCACTATTCCGCGACTCTCTGTCAGATTTAAATAATCACTTGCTGAAAGAAGAAAATGTATTGTTTCCTTATGTATATGAAATGTTTCAGGCCAAAGAGAAAGGACGAAAAACTGCAAAATTCCATTGCGACACCATTCTGTATCCCATCGAGGTCATGGAAAGTGAGCATAGCCTTGAGGGCGAACGTTTTGAGAAAATTTCTTTATTGACCAACAAATTTACTGCTCCTGAAGATGCTTGTGCCAGTTTTCGCCTAGTATTGCAACAGTTGAGGCAGTTTGATGAAGCCCTACATGAACACATTCATTTGGAAAATAATATCATATTCCCCGGTGCATTGAAATTGGAGAAAGAAGTGACAGTCTAA
- a CDS encoding pyridoxal phosphate-dependent aminotransferase codes for MKNTPIKKELIDKTIEDFQIADFAKATIREVQAIAANAEASSGVEFIKMEMGVPGLPASAVGVQAEIEALQNGVARLYPNINGIAELKKEASRFIKAFINVDLKPEGCVAVTGSMQGTYASFLACSQCNEEKDTVLFIDPGFPVQKQQLIVMGQKYETFDVYDYRGEKLREKLESYLKKGNVSAIVYSNPNNPSWICLNDQELRIIGELATKYDVIVLEDLAYFAMDFRKDLGTPFQPPFQPSVAHYTDNYILLISGSKAFSYAGQRIGVSCISDKLYHRSYPGLTKRYGGGTFGTVFIHRILYALSSGTSHSAQFAMAAMLKAANDGQYNFLDEVKIYGERARKLKDIFLRHGFHLVYDTDLDEPIADGFYFTIGYPGMTSGELAKELMYYGVSAISLVTTGSHQQGLRACTSFIKDHQYEQLDERMKIFAENHPIS; via the coding sequence ATGAAAAATACACCTATTAAAAAAGAGTTGATTGATAAGACAATCGAAGATTTTCAAATTGCAGACTTTGCTAAAGCAACAATTCGTGAAGTACAAGCTATCGCTGCTAATGCAGAAGCCAGTTCCGGAGTAGAGTTCATCAAAATGGAAATGGGAGTTCCCGGTCTACCGGCATCGGCAGTCGGAGTACAAGCAGAAATTGAGGCATTGCAAAATGGAGTAGCAAGATTATACCCAAACATCAATGGAATAGCTGAATTGAAAAAAGAAGCATCCCGGTTCATCAAGGCATTTATCAATGTTGATTTGAAACCGGAAGGATGTGTAGCCGTTACCGGATCTATGCAAGGAACTTATGCATCTTTCCTTGCTTGCAGCCAATGTAATGAAGAAAAAGATACGGTTCTTTTTATTGATCCCGGTTTCCCTGTACAAAAACAACAACTGATTGTCATGGGACAAAAATATGAAACATTCGATGTTTATGATTACAGGGGAGAGAAACTAAGAGAGAAACTGGAAAGTTATCTGAAAAAAGGAAATGTATCAGCTATTGTTTATTCCAATCCTAATAATCCGAGTTGGATTTGCCTAAATGATCAAGAACTACGGATCATTGGTGAACTGGCAACTAAATACGATGTCATAGTTTTAGAAGATTTGGCCTATTTTGCAATGGACTTCAGAAAAGATTTAGGCACGCCATTCCAACCTCCCTTCCAACCATCGGTAGCACATTATACAGACAATTACATCTTGTTGATTTCAGGATCAAAAGCATTTAGCTATGCCGGACAGCGAATCGGTGTAAGCTGTATTTCCGACAAACTCTATCACCGTAGTTATCCTGGACTAACCAAACGTTACGGAGGCGGTACTTTCGGTACGGTATTCATTCATCGCATTTTATACGCACTTTCTTCTGGTACTAGTCATTCTGCACAATTTGCTATGGCAGCTATGCTAAAAGCAGCGAACGATGGACAATATAATTTCCTCGATGAAGTGAAAATATACGGAGAACGTGCCCGGAAACTGAAAGATATTTTCCTCCGTCATGGTTTCCATCTCGTATACGATACAGACCTGGACGAACCAATTGCCGATGGATTCTATTTCACAATCGGTTATCCGGGAATGACAAGTGGAGAATTAGCTAAAGAACTGATGTATTATGGTGTCAGTGCCATTTCACTTGTTACAACCGGTAGTCACCAACAAGGTTTACGCGCATGCACATCTTTTATAAAAGACCATCAGTATGAACAATTGGATGAAAGGATGAAAATCTTTGCAGAGAACCATCCAATATCATAA
- a CDS encoding YqgE/AlgH family protein gives MNNINADIFKIQSNNVLPSQGKILISEPFLCDETFGRSVVLLVDHTNEGSMGLIMNKRLPLCLNDVIKEFNYINDIPLYKGGPIGTDTLFYLHTLSDINGALPVGGGLYLNGDFNAIKKYILQGNDISGKIRFFLGYSGWEYEQLIQEIKDNTWIIAKEAPSYLLNEEIKDMWKDALGKLGSKYETWSRFPQIPSLN, from the coding sequence ATGAACAATATCAATGCCGACATATTTAAGATACAATCTAATAATGTATTGCCATCGCAAGGAAAGATTCTAATATCGGAACCTTTCCTTTGCGATGAGACTTTCGGACGTTCGGTAGTACTACTGGTAGATCATACAAATGAAGGAAGCATGGGTCTCATCATGAATAAAAGACTTCCTCTTTGCTTAAATGATGTCATTAAAGAATTCAACTATATAAACGATATACCTCTCTATAAAGGAGGACCTATCGGAACAGATACATTATTCTACTTACACACATTGTCAGATATCAATGGAGCCTTACCCGTAGGTGGAGGACTTTATTTGAATGGAGATTTCAATGCTATAAAAAAATATATTCTTCAAGGGAATGACATCTCCGGCAAAATACGATTCTTCCTCGGATATTCCGGTTGGGAGTATGAGCAATTGATCCAGGAGATAAAAGATAACACTTGGATTATAGCGAAAGAAGCCCCCTCCTACCTCCTTAATGAAGAAATAAAGGATATGTGGAAAGATGCTTTAGGAAAATTAGGGAGTAAATATGAGACTTGGTCACGCTTTCCACAAATACCTTCACTGAACTGA
- a CDS encoding GNAT family N-acetyltransferase, producing the protein MNHSFLINDRIYLRAVEPEDIEIMYEMENDPAMWDISSFTVPYSRYVLRQYIEGSQSDMFADKQLRLMIVQRCDNRTLGTIDITDFVPLHSRGAIGIAIHTEFRQEGYATDALTLLCDYAFNFLLIHQLYAHVAMDNESSLKLFTSCGFVQCGVIKDWLLTSEGFKDAVLMQRISQRENRR; encoded by the coding sequence ATGAATCATTCTTTTTTAATTAACGACCGAATATACCTTCGCGCTGTCGAACCGGAAGACATTGAAATAATGTATGAAATGGAAAACGATCCTGCCATGTGGGATATCAGTAGTTTCACCGTTCCCTATTCCCGTTATGTTCTACGTCAGTATATCGAGGGGTCGCAAAGTGATATGTTTGCCGATAAGCAGTTACGGCTTATGATTGTTCAGCGTTGTGATAATCGTACCTTGGGGACAATCGATATCACGGACTTTGTGCCTTTGCATTCACGCGGTGCTATAGGAATTGCTATACATACGGAGTTTCGTCAGGAAGGTTATGCCACGGATGCATTGACATTGCTATGTGATTATGCTTTTAATTTTTTGCTTATTCATCAATTATATGCACACGTGGCTATGGACAATGAGAGTAGTTTGAAGCTTTTCACTTCTTGCGGATTTGTGCAATGTGGTGTTATAAAAGATTGGCTTTTAACATCCGAAGGATTTAAAGATGCCGTGTTGATGCAACGTATCTCTCAAAGAGAAAATAGACGATAA
- a CDS encoding glycosyltransferase family 2 protein — MKRLSIVIITWNQLAYLKACLQSLLPIMKRADVEVIVVDNGSQDGTSQYLTEKFPVIRLLSNSCNKGVAYARNRGLEITTGEKILILDNDTIVNESAISGMEAYLDGHPLVGLCTCKLVDSENRVQESFKPFPGLLVKVRNVLGFSGKNDRVIMDSNVPFEPVYVIGACQMVKREVLQRVGLLDEHIFYGPEDADFCLRIVSEGWKIVYLPQYTIVHHWRRATNRNLFSRLAWKHFCGLCYFYKKYKRIN; from the coding sequence ATGAAACGTCTTTCAATCGTTATTATAACTTGGAACCAGCTTGCTTATCTGAAAGCTTGTCTGCAATCTCTTTTGCCAATTATGAAGCGTGCCGATGTGGAGGTAATAGTTGTGGATAACGGTTCGCAAGATGGAACATCACAGTATTTGACCGAAAAATTCCCAGTTATTCGTCTTTTATCTAATTCATGCAATAAAGGGGTGGCATATGCACGTAATAGGGGGTTGGAGATAACTACAGGAGAGAAAATTCTGATTTTGGATAATGATACAATTGTCAACGAATCGGCTATTTCCGGAATGGAAGCGTATCTGGATGGACATCCCCTTGTCGGTTTATGTACTTGTAAGTTGGTCGATAGTGAAAATCGCGTGCAAGAGAGCTTTAAACCTTTCCCCGGCCTTCTGGTTAAAGTAAGAAACGTATTGGGATTCAGTGGTAAAAACGATCGGGTTATTATGGATTCTAATGTCCCGTTTGAACCTGTGTATGTTATCGGAGCTTGCCAAATGGTGAAACGGGAGGTTTTACAGCGTGTTGGTCTATTAGACGAACACATCTTTTATGGCCCTGAAGATGCGGATTTCTGTCTTCGTATCGTTTCTGAAGGTTGGAAGATCGTTTATTTGCCCCAATATACGATTGTTCATCATTGGCGAAGGGCTACTAACAGGAATCTGTTTTCTCGGTTGGCTTGGAAGCATTTCTGTGGACTTTGCTACTTTTATAAGAAATACAAACGTATTAATTAA
- a CDS encoding B12-binding domain-containing radical SAM protein, translated as MKLTFLIPPVLDGKNPAERTAGCTRVVYLAPNIYELTVVALLEKEGFKEIAYRDFVYKRESREAFNDFLKGDNSDIYYIWSVNLSLDNDIMALKMIRAVHPDAYVIFMGPGPTYFTAKCLSGEKEIVVRGEPDLIVLELTKAIVNHDDWHSLAGISFLRDGVVKHNPSRPLMKSLDELPFPARHFISDQRYFNPKLKLGPYTTAVTSRNCPFHCIYCVPSSLTFAREIEYRKEHGKKPFISFRSIESIDAEMAQISKEGYKAVGFMDDNFIWNEQRTRDICHIMKKYDLIWGCQARVDAITEEIAKMLGESNCYYIDLGVESFDDKILSFIKKGITSDQIYSAIHWLKKYHVPVKLNILIGSSPLETRETLKHTLREAKALKVDQVMFNIVSPFPGTEFYTMAKENGWLATGDYIPTDVQRESILNFPSLTSKEMERILFYNNISYFLSPHFIVTQIKRFSSWSEFAHALKALKIKLFG; from the coding sequence ATGAAACTGACTTTTTTAATACCACCAGTATTAGATGGAAAGAATCCGGCCGAGCGTACTGCCGGTTGTACTCGTGTTGTTTATTTAGCACCAAATATTTATGAGCTGACGGTTGTTGCCTTGTTAGAAAAAGAAGGTTTCAAAGAGATAGCGTATAGGGATTTTGTTTATAAGCGGGAATCCCGTGAGGCTTTTAATGATTTTCTGAAAGGTGATAATAGTGATATTTATTATATCTGGTCTGTTAATCTCTCCTTAGATAATGACATCATGGCATTGAAGATGATACGTGCTGTACATCCGGATGCTTATGTCATTTTCATGGGACCGGGACCTACGTATTTCACTGCTAAATGTTTGTCCGGAGAGAAAGAAATTGTAGTGCGTGGAGAACCCGATTTAATCGTGCTGGAACTAACAAAGGCAATTGTTAATCATGATGATTGGCATTCTCTGGCAGGAATTTCTTTTTTAAGGGACGGAGTCGTGAAACATAATCCGTCTCGTCCTCTTATGAAAAGTCTGGATGAACTTCCTTTTCCTGCGCGCCATTTTATCAGTGATCAGAGATATTTCAATCCTAAACTGAAATTGGGTCCTTATACGACTGCGGTAACATCACGTAACTGTCCTTTTCATTGCATCTATTGTGTACCAAGTTCATTAACCTTTGCTCGTGAAATAGAATATCGCAAAGAGCATGGGAAGAAGCCGTTCATATCTTTCCGTTCTATAGAAAGCATTGATGCGGAGATGGCACAGATCAGCAAAGAGGGGTATAAGGCAGTCGGTTTTATGGACGATAATTTTATCTGGAATGAGCAACGGACGAGAGACATTTGCCATATCATGAAGAAATATGATTTAATATGGGGATGCCAGGCGCGTGTAGATGCCATTACAGAAGAGATAGCTAAGATGTTAGGTGAGTCGAATTGCTATTATATTGATTTGGGAGTAGAGTCTTTTGATGATAAAATATTGAGTTTTATAAAAAAAGGAATAACCTCCGACCAAATATATTCCGCTATTCATTGGTTGAAGAAATACCATGTGCCGGTAAAACTGAATATACTTATAGGTAGCAGTCCGCTTGAAACCAGAGAAACTTTGAAACATACGCTACGTGAGGCTAAAGCCCTAAAAGTGGATCAGGTCATGTTCAATATCGTTTCTCCTTTTCCGGGTACTGAATTTTATACAATGGCAAAAGAAAACGGTTGGTTGGCAACCGGAGATTATATTCCTACTGATGTTCAGCGTGAGTCGATACTTAATTTCCCCTCTTTGACATCCAAAGAAATGGAACGTATTTTGTTTTATAATAATATCAGTTATTTTCTTTCACCTCATTTCATTGTGACGCAGATAAAACGATTCTCGAGTTGGAGTGAATTCGCTCATGCGTTAAAGGCATTGAAGATAAAACTGTTTGGCTGA
- the recR gene encoding recombination mediator RecR, giving the protein MNQQYPSVLLEKAVGEFSKLPGIGRKTALRLVLHLLRQESGTVEAFGNSIMTLKREVKYCRVCHNISDTDTCQICANPARDATTICVVENIRDVMVVEATQQFRGLYHVLGGIISPMDGIGPGDLQIESLVQRVAKGDIKEVILALSTTMEGDTTNFYIYRKLEKLGVKLTVLARGVSIGDELEYTDEVTLGRSIVNRTLFTGTV; this is encoded by the coding sequence ATGAATCAACAATATCCTTCCGTATTGCTTGAAAAAGCAGTAGGAGAATTTTCGAAGCTTCCCGGAATTGGTCGGAAAACCGCTTTGCGACTAGTATTACATTTATTACGACAAGAATCGGGTACAGTTGAAGCTTTTGGCAATTCGATCATGACTTTAAAACGAGAGGTGAAATATTGCCGTGTTTGCCATAATATTTCCGATACGGATACGTGTCAGATCTGTGCTAATCCGGCACGTGATGCTACTACAATCTGTGTAGTGGAAAATATCCGTGATGTGATGGTGGTAGAAGCTACTCAACAGTTCCGCGGACTTTATCATGTGCTTGGAGGTATTATATCTCCTATGGATGGAATCGGGCCAGGCGATCTTCAAATAGAGAGCTTAGTGCAGCGTGTGGCAAAGGGAGATATTAAAGAAGTAATATTGGCGTTAAGTACAACGATGGAAGGCGATACGACTAATTTTTATATCTACCGGAAGTTAGAGAAACTGGGGGTAAAACTAACAGTGCTTGCACGTGGTGTTTCGATTGGCGATGAACTGGAGTATACCGATGAAGTAACTTTGGGACGAAGCATTGTAAACCGAACCTTATTTACGGGAACAGTCTAA